CGAAACGGAGCGCGGCTCCGGCGTGGTGCGCTTCCTACTCACCCGCCAGGGGCTGGAGATGATGGCGTCCGGCGCGCCCGTGGAGCCGCCCGCGCCGCCGCGCCCGCGCTACCTCAACTGAGCACGTCCGCCTCGCGGGCGGGCCTCAGTGCAACCGCACCTTCTCCGCGCGCTCCTTGCCCTGGGGCTTGGACTCCTTCGGCGGACGGGGCCGCTTGTGCGTCACCATGCGGGCGATGCCGTAATAGAGCTGCTCCTCGGTGTACACCTTGCGCACGTGGGGCGTGCCGGGGACGTAGGCCGGGCCGGGCCGCTCCAACCACTGCAGCACCTTTATCTCCCCCGAGTACGAGAACAGCTTCAGCAGCTCCGGCGGGCAGTGCTTGAGGTAGCGGCGCACCAGCGGCTTCAACCGGCGGGAGAACTCCTTGCCCAGCACCGAGTGCCTGCGCCCCGCGTGCAGCGTGCCGTCGAAGCGCCGCGACATGTGGAAGAGCTCGTGAATCACCGTCTCGATGCGCCCCTGGGCCGTGGAGGAGCGGAAGAAGAGCGGGCGCAGGGTGATGCAGTAGAGCATCCGCCGGCTGCGGATGCGGACGATGGGCTTGCGGCGTCCGGTGCGGTCCGTGCTGCGCCCACCCCGGAAACACAGCGGCTTCACCGTGCCCCGGGAGGCCCGCCGGGCCTCGCCCGCGATGACGAGGATGCGGCTGGCCCTCACATGGGAGAACTCGGGCATCTTCGCGGCGATGTCGCGGATGAGGGCGCGGACGGCCTTGTTGAGGTTCGGGCGACGAGGGGCCACGGTGTAGTCAACAGTGTACCTGAAAACCCCTTGAGGCCAGACGGAACCGGACCCACCTTGGCGGGCATGCGTTCCGCCCCGCGTGCCATCGTCCACCTCCTGACGCTCGCCGCCTGGGTCGCCGGGTGTGCCTCCACGCCATCCGCCGCGCCCGAGGGTGGCCCCGCCTCGCTCGAGGCCCAGGAGACCACCGTCGCCTCCCAGGGCCTCGCCGAGGTGACCCTCCGCTACGCCGGACAGCTCACCAGCCCCGGCCCCGCCGTGCTGGAGAAGGCCGACTACGAGCTCGTCTCCGACGGGCAGGTGGTGGAGAAGGGCTCGGCGCCGCTGGGGGTGACACTGGCCCCCGGGGCCGCCACGCCCTTCGCCTTCCAGGCCGAGGCCGCCTACGTACGGGGCACGGAGGACCTGCGGGCGATGAGCCAGCGGGGAGGGACGGTGCTCCTGGCGCTGCGCGGCGTGCTGACGGTGCGCTCGGGCGACACCGTGCGGACGCTGCCCTTCGCCGCCTCGAGACAGGTGCGCGTGCCGCGGCTGCCCGAGGTGCGCATCGAGAGCCTGGAGGGGGCGCGCTACTCGGAGGAGAAGGTGGACCTGCTGCTGCGGCTGGGGGTGCGCAACCCCAACCCCTTCCCGCTGCGGATGGATGGCCTCAGCTGGGCCGTCACCGTGGGAGGCCGGAAGCTGGGCGAGGGGACGCAGGGCAAGTACGACACCGTGGACGCGGCGGCCACTGGAGTGTATCCCGTGGAGCTGGCGGTGACGACGGAGACGTGGGGGCAGGACGTGAGGGCGCTCATCGCCAAGGGGACGCTGCCGTATGAGGTGGCGGGTGAGCTCACGGGCCCGCTGGTGCGCGTCCCCTACTCGCTGTCCGGAGACGTGAAGCTCAACGTGTCGCGGTAGTGCCCATCTATTTCCTCGGAGAAGACCCGGAGCTCTTCCCTCCCCCGGAGAAGGCGGACCGCAGCGGCCTGCTGGCGGTGGGGGGAGACTTGAGTCCCCAGCGCCTGCTGGCCGCGTACTCCCAGGGCATCTTCCCCTGGTACAACGAGGGCCAGCCCGTCCTCTGGCACTCGCCGGATCCGCGCTTCGTGCTGGAGCCGGACAAGCTGCACGTGGGCCGCTCGCTGCGCAAGACGCTCAAGGCCGGTGTCTACGACATCCGCTGGGACACCGCCTTCGAGCACGTCATCACCGAGTGCTCCCGCGTGCCGCGCCCCGGGCAGAACGGGACGTGGATAACGGACGAGATGCGCGAGGCCTATGTCACCCTGCACGAGCTGGGCTTCGCGCACTCGGTGGAGGCCTGGGCGGAGGGCGAGCTGAAGGGCGGCTTCTACGGCGTGTCGCTGGGGGCGGCCTTCTTCGGAGAGAGCATGTTCGCCCACGCGCCGGACGCCTCGAAGGCGGCCTTCGTCACCGCGGTGGAGCGCTTCCGCGAGTGGGGCCTGCACTTCATCGACTGTCAGGTGGAGACGGAGCACCTGGCGCGCTTCGGCGCCGAGCACTGGCCGAGGAAGCACTACCTCCAGGCGCTCGCCCGGGCCCTGGAGGAGCCCACGCGGCGCGGGAAGTGGACGGGCACCTGAGCCGGCGGCTCACCCCGCCGCCCGGGTGGAGGCCTCCGGACTCCCCTGGGCCTTCGCGGCGCCATCCATCGGCAGCTCGAGGGTGAAGGTGGCCCCCTGGCCGAGGCCGGCGCTCGTGACGAGGAGGGCGCCCCCCATCTCCTCGGCCGTCAGCGCGCTGATGTGCAGCCCGAAGCCGTGCCCCTCCTTCTTCGTGGTGAAGCCCTGGGTGAAGAGCCGCTCGAGGTTCTCCGCGGAGATGCCCACGCCGTTGTCCCGCACGGAGATGCGCAGCCGCTCCCCGTCCCGCTCCACGCGGATGTCCAGCTGCTTGTCCTCGCGCTGGCTGTCCAGCAGCGCGTGGCGCGCGTTGCTCACCAGGTTCACCAGGATTTGCAGCAGCTTGTGCCG
This is a stretch of genomic DNA from Archangium violaceum. It encodes these proteins:
- a CDS encoding LEA type 2 family protein, with the translated sequence MRSAPRAIVHLLTLAAWVAGCASTPSAAPEGGPASLEAQETTVASQGLAEVTLRYAGQLTSPGPAVLEKADYELVSDGQVVEKGSAPLGVTLAPGAATPFAFQAEAAYVRGTEDLRAMSQRGGTVLLALRGVLTVRSGDTVRTLPFAASRQVRVPRLPEVRIESLEGARYSEEKVDLLLRLGVRNPNPFPLRMDGLSWAVTVGGRKLGEGTQGKYDTVDAAATGVYPVELAVTTETWGQDVRALIAKGTLPYEVAGELTGPLVRVPYSLSGDVKLNVSR
- the aat gene encoding leucyl/phenylalanyl-tRNA--protein transferase, giving the protein MPIYFLGEDPELFPPPEKADRSGLLAVGGDLSPQRLLAAYSQGIFPWYNEGQPVLWHSPDPRFVLEPDKLHVGRSLRKTLKAGVYDIRWDTAFEHVITECSRVPRPGQNGTWITDEMREAYVTLHELGFAHSVEAWAEGELKGGFYGVSLGAAFFGESMFAHAPDASKAAFVTAVERFREWGLHFIDCQVETEHLARFGAEHWPRKHYLQALARALEEPTRRGKWTGT